From Anticarsia gemmatalis isolate Benzon Research Colony breed Stoneville strain chromosome 16, ilAntGemm2 primary, whole genome shotgun sequence:
TTCAAGCttctagttataaaaattaaagctcGTAATACTGTTAGGACGCGTACAGACCGACGGACCGACTCAAttttagcaatatttattttaattgattcatTGGAAAATGTACATATTAATCCAATTGTAGAATAGTATATTTCAGTATCgtctatttcaaatataataatcattcaATCAATTCTACAAATAATTTACTCTAAGTGTAAATATCGAAATAAAATTCGGATGCATCCATAATTTGAGTAACTCGTTGTAATAATAATCTCCGATGATACAGTAGTTACATATTCATTCATCCTATCGCAATAGAACTCTTAAAAAACGTCTTTTTCTTAATTATAGGAAGTAAATGTCCTTTCTATTACATTTCTTCTCATAATCAGCGACgtctatataataattttcttgaGCTACGAAGGCTCAAGTACCTACGCCGCGCGTCGGGCCGATCGGTCTGCATAGAGCTTAAAGCATTCCAACTTTCCCttcgaaataaaacataaagtaATCTTTTGTAAAACTTGGTAATGTTACTCTGAAACTTTACCTACTTACCGTGTAATTTCctttatctttaacatttaGCGAAAGGGTCCGAGCCCGTTGCCGATGACCGTTCGAGTAaacttttctaaataattgttaaaataaattgttattgtttgccGCCATTTTTTCCTGCTTTTTATAATGTCTGTTATCAGGTTGACTGTTGGTAAGATTTCTAACCTAGTTTCTGTAACATAGATaacgaaaaaaatgttaagaaactGGAATTGAACCACTGTTTACTTAGCATCATTCTAGTTGCTAATAGCGTGATAATGATTGTGAAAATTTAGTATTAATCTTGtattttatctgtattttttttttaaattgacgcAGTATACAGTGGCTGTGGTCATAGTAGGCTCTCCAAAAACGTCAAACaaaccaaattataaaatacatggTCGTGTTTGCTCTTGTGTAATATTAGACAGAAACATTACACTGtcgataattaatttaaaacgattgactttaattaataaatccaGTTGACCACAAAGTAGGTAAGTGAAACCACATCAAAGCCAGGTCGGGACAAAATGGATTGATTTATAACCAGATGCATTTTAAGCGCGGTCACCAATGGCGCGTGCgcttaataaatacaataaaattgttgaacGTCACACAATTGATGAATAAATGGTGTCACACTCATATGTGATAGTTTGAAGTCAAAGAATTAATCTGGAATTCATTTCACGTAAAAATACACTTAACTATGTTGATGTTTATAGTAATAACactgtaacaataaaaagtcgAGGAAATTAGATACAAGTTAATCTTATTCAttgttttagtttctttttaaagtgatttttacttttttatactcatgttattttatttgtttgtaccAATCAAAAGACAAAACGCCATCAATGGAAACCGCTAtgcattacatacatacatagttttcGATAATTATCACTATAGACTGCTGGGTAAGAGTGTCCTTCCGAATCGAgagaggggtaaggccttgagtcttACAAATTACACGCAAAACAATTCGAAAACTGTGTTAAATACACTTAAATTGACTGGTGAAAACTGAAACTGTTCCCCCACAATGAAAGCTTAGCTTCCGTTGTAATCATACACATGTCAGGCACTTATTAATTCATATCAAAAGCAACAACCTCGAGCCCAAACTTGCGAAGTACTACATAACATTTAACTCGTATTAAGAGCCTACGTACACGATAGACTTTTTTGTCGGATGACAGATCAGTCGAGCTTTTAGTTAGATAGAAAGAGTTGAATATTGCAACGACTctacaaaagtaaacaaataaaagggTGTATCTATCTGTCATgtgaaattaaagttttaaactttttcaTGTTCTTATGAAACTATACGCAAACCTGTCTGTTTGTAAATTCCGGCTTATCTCTAAAACAGCTAATAGACCGATTGCAAGTAGACTTTCACATTCCATTAACAGATAGCAGTGATTTTTTCCCATATTACACATAATAGATTTTGCGATTGTCTCCAAATTAAATTCAAGAGTACTTATTACTAAGGATCCGACAAAAAGTCTATAGTCTGCAAAGGCTTTTAAACTACTCAAAGCAAATCCCCTTTTATTTGCGCCTGTTATTTGTTCGTATTGTGGATAGTATCGCTTGtgtatatatataatagtaaatattgcaGAACATAATGTTGAGTGCGGTGAAGAAGTTAGGGCTGCAGCACTGCGATCTGTCTACCATGTTGGGACATGTAGCCGTCATGTTGAGAGTATTGACACTCAATATTGACAAGCGGAATAAGAAACGTaagtttacattatatttattaatattataaaattgtagtgtttgtttgaacgcactaatctcaggaactgctggtgcaaattaacaaaaatattttactgttggatagcccgtttattaaggaaggctataggctatataaaattGTGCTAACAATTATTTACTCCTAATAGATATTAGGAGCGGGGTAGCAAcgaaaaaattttcaaaaacggggaaaactataacccattctcgcttatgtgacgcaagcgaagttgcgctggtcagctagttttgaaaaaaagttGAAGTAATTTGAATGGAAATAACACAAAAGAACTTTTATTGTTGTCAGTACGTAAGCTTAGCAACCAAAAATTCTGAGTTTTAGGGTTAGTTAGAGTGGGTTTTATACGCGGCTATGTGACtagtaagtagtaagtaaaaTTGGACAACAGACACTGATATCTCGATAATGTAGTTGGCGCCATTTAGTTTTATAGTTCATTGATGAAAGTGCATTCAATTAAAACCAATTTCAGTAATTTGACTGCAATATAGACAAAGTCTTGAATAATGTAATAAGTATCACAATCGTCAAAAAATCACAGAGTAGCTTTAGCTTTTTGTCAAGAATTAAGTAATAATGATTACTTAACTTTCTGTTTTcgaagtttaattaaaaattatacattaaacatacttataaatgtaaaattttaacaaaacataagtCTTACCATAGCTTACAGGATGTACAATACCAAtcgacaatattttataaataaaaacaaatgtttcttTTTCAGCGATTCCCCTAATGTTCTACTTAATATGCCTAGTAGTATCAGTGAGCTATTTCTTCGTGTACCTGGTGTCGATGACCTGGTTCGTCTTCGTGTACTGTCAGCAGACTGGGGACATTCTTGCAGCTCTCATAGTGTTCTCACTTGGAGTGTCTAGTGAAATAGGCACTGTGAAACTGGTGTTCATGTTTTTGCATATGTAAGTAGAATACTTCTTTAGAAAGGTTTAAATAGacgtatatttaaaacaaaaaaataaggttAAATATCCCGAAATCTACTTATTCTATTACTATTTATTCTTAGTTTTAATAACAATGCATACGCAggtcaaaataattttagaattaatttactaattaattatctaaTTCTCGCGAATTAACGCgattttactgaaaaataatcCAAATCACATTTTTCATAGAATAGTTTGAGACTTTTATTTAGGTTCAGTAAATTATAACTAGtcgtatattatttatctattgtacATTTAGAAACAACGATACTTACTGTCGTTGTAATTATTATCGTAAACTTAAGTTAACGTTAAAAAACAACATCTGCAATTTACCGAATAAAACGTCGCCATTTTGTTTCCAGCAAAAAGATCCAAGAAATAGTATCAGAATCATTAGCAATAGATGCGACAGTGGTCCCTGGGAGCCGGTTCTCCGTCAACCTCCTGGTGACCCTCAGACAGGTGAAGAAGCGTGCTATGGTGTTCTGGCTGGTCATCATTGGGAATGGCGTCGTGTATGTCTTGAAGCCAGTGTTGTTGCCCGGCAGACATCTTATGGAAGACAAGTTTATACTCTTTGGTGagattaactttttaaatacttttttttattaaatacattactaATACTTTCagaaatttgatgattttttattatgtgatttgtagtaaaacattttgtagtttttttacataagCGCATGCTATTCTAACGTGATTCAAAGATAGACTTATaggataattatattttattaattcgataatttgatttttattttaaagttacgtTTAGTTTAGAAATTGATACATAAACTTAATGATGGAATTGTTAGGTAATAAggtatttatattactttttccGTAAAATTACAGTCCTATATTAGTATCCTTATTTACTATTCTGTACTCCCACTGCCCCCATttgttaggtttatttttagttcataaTGCAATATATGCACACAGTACCTACACTGAATAAAAACCATTACAAGATAACTCCAAAGTACAACCTTtaactaattactttttaaattaaataaaacattagtaATGTGTAccgatttcattaaaaaaagcttaaaacaatataatttcgCCTTACAATCATGTCATTGCATGTGACCCCATTTAAAAGCAACTGAATGCGTTCCATCATTATCATAACTCCGATTAAAATACAGTGTATTGATAACCTCGACGTGTAAATCATTTTTTGCATCACTCAAACAATCGCACTAACACATACAAAGTAACCACACGCAGTCGCGGAAGCCATTCTCGTAGACAGCCGACCGCAACGGATCAGCCGCGGGACGGAAATTACGTTGCCGCTTCGACAAACCGGAGCGAGCCGGCAACGTCGCATTCCGCAGGCGGCTTACGTCATGCACCGCTCAGTGCGCGACGGAACTCGGCTCGAACCGCTACTAACATGTTCAATACGGAAAATTTAATCGTTGAAATTCATAAAAGAGAGTGTTTGTGGAACAAAAATCATCCAAACTATGGGAATGCGACTTTTAAAAGGGCTAAATGGGAGGAGATTGGTGCTGTTATATACGCTTACTGCTGGGAGACGTTGACAGCTGAAGAACGACACGAAAAAGGTAAGTTTATAGTCATTTTTAAACAGTGTAGAGCTTGTATTGATGTAAATTGTCATTAGCTATCAAGATTTTTGTCAAATTCAAATGCAATTAAGTAGCCAGGTAACTATTTTTAGTTCTTGAGTCCTGTATTAAGTAGAAAGGAATCTAGTGTCACAggaacttttataaatactaaacaaGTTAGGTTACTACATTGTATGAGCTTGGTAATGCGGGTGGCGCAACGGTTAGCGTGATCGGCAAACCGCTTTCACTGTATGCGTGAGTTCGATTACCATATTATGGAACAGCTGATCCGCGGAGAAAAAAACGCATTTATTTCTTCGTTACTTTTTTAAGCATCACtgtgaatataataatgtataactTGAATAAACACAATGATACTTATACTAGgccatttatttaaatgtaagttctacattttttacaacttttaagGCACAATGGTTAAGATGCTCCACATATTGTTACCACAGTGCACGTTCCGATTTCCGTGATTgcgaaaaatatatattttacacatataGTTGTTTCGTTTcgataacaaacaaacaaaacacaaagtTTATCTTTATTAGTTTCTTTGTTAAAGTGTACGACATAAAGTTAACACTGTTGCATTGTTTTAAGGAGATGtgatacatttataattattttattttttatttttactagagTAATTTGTTTGatcattttatttgcattacGCACTTGATTTTATCAATGACCTTCAAAAAGGTTAGGTTACGTTCAATATACGAGTACGTACCTGTGCAGTTATTACATACCATatgatcatcatcatctcagccgggaatcgtccactgctggacaaaggcctcccccatcgagggctaataggaccggtcctgggccgccctcatccatatgataatatacaataaatatgcaGTTATATATACGTATGCTTATTTATAATTACCTACACAATATTCAGTTAAAACTACTCAAATATGTTCTAACTATCATAAATATGATGTCTATGAGACTTGTTCATTTCGTAATGACCTAGTTACTAGTACGATGTGAGCGATAGAGCAACTAAGTAACGTACTTGTGGTAAAGCGACCTTTCCGCTAAGCGCGCGAACTTCAAGTAATGAAGAATATCTTAACGCCAAGGGTTTACTAACttatttgcataattattaGGGAATTATAACTGTGTTTTTGTGCAGAAACATCTACATGCTTAGTGCATTTTTGCAAAGTTACAATATATACTCCACTTAATTGTACCTAATGATAGTAACCCGAAGTATGGTTGTTGCCTGGTGTGAGCTCTTTAACACAAAcagacaatttattttctactataGTTCAATATTTCTACCAAGTAACAATAGATAGCTTTTGTATGaataactaacccccggtttctgagtacattaagaggtagtttatctattcaatagcgttaaaactcatacaaaaaagacGCTAACCGGGGATAAGCAGCGCACTTGGCGGGGTCTGCCAGtactatgtttttaaataaatttgaatctGAACTCGCTAATCGATAGTACTATGAGTATAGTGCGTACGAGCAATGTAAATGTActgtaaataagtaatatgtCAGAGCTGGACACTAGTGTAGAAATGTAAATGAGCAAAGTTTTATAGGTCAAAGACCGTTAGCCGAAGGTCGGGTGCGTTTTATTTCCGTTTTCTTATCATTATGGCGTTCTTCTGAGATTAATCTTTTCAAATGGTTTTGAAtacttaaaattgttattaaaaagaaCTATACATTTTAGGAGTTAACACTATGACCTAAAAATGATTGAAACTACATAATATCTTTGTTTCTTTCCCAGTTTTGGAGATGACGAAAAAATGGCGGAACGTGCGAGACTACTACATAAAAGAGAAAAGGAAACAGCAAGACTCTACAAGCACCGACAGATTGAGACACAAAAAGAGACTTTACAACTACttcaaaatacttacatttttggACAATAGAAAGGTGCGCAAACGCAAGAATTCTAACGAGCATGACTTGACAGTGTATTCTGACCATGAATCGGTCAGTTCGAGCAATGAAGAACAGGAAAATGATGAGCAGATTAATGAGACAATACATGAAGAAACTCCCGTACAAATTAAAGAAGAAACTCCTATACAAATCCAGCGTCCGAAGCCTATAACGACTATCCAGAAACGTTTTATATCAACGTTGAACAAACCTCGTGAGAGCGGCTCGAGAGTGGCAGCCAGTAGAAACTTTCTTCTTTCATTAATGCCTGATGTGGAGTCACTGTCTGAACAGCAATACATGAGTTTTCGATTGGCAGTGTTAAATTTACTGAATGATTTCAAGTATGGAGGTCACGAAGCGGCTGAGAGTTGGGTTATTTCGACCATGGGAGATGGTAATGTGTGTGACTGAGTCTGGCGTTGTAACTAGTTATTGAGAAGGTGTGGTGTGTGGAGAGGCTTATTTTTGTACATAGCTTGTAAGTTTATGTCAAATACTATATTAAGGTTACAAATTCTATACTAAATGTGAAACATTTTGGCACTCAATTCTCACAGTGATTATGTTGATGTGGATTGAAATTCAGATATTATTTAAGCTATAAAAGACCTGTTATTTTAGCATTCAATAAGCGGTTCAAGTTTGAGCGGtttgacaaaatgtatgtaactAGCTACtaagtgatatttttaataaatatagaattactaccagttgtttttttaataaatcactGTGCTCAATTACTAGAACCAGGGGCAATGCTGTTTTTTATGGTATTTAATCTTTATTGCGATAGATTTCTTACTAGCTCTTATCAGTACAACCCTTGATTCTAATAACACTAAAGAAATCTATAACTTAAACTTTTCTTGCCAAAACCATTTCAGTATACCTAAACCTTTTGATCCACAGGTCTAGAACCGATGTACGAGACACCAAACTATCAAATCGCATTCATGCTCATGACGTGCGGAGTAATATTCACATGCTACCTCCCAGCTAACATAACAGCCTTTCTCATCGTCGTCACTGGCTACGTGGAAGCACAAATGTTGGCACTATCTGAAGAACTACTCCACATTTGGGAAGACGCTGAAGAAAACTACTACAAAACAAGACAGGGCAGTGTATTAGACGCAGATGAGACGGAACAGACAGCCAAAAGCAAAGCAATCAATGAATATGTGAGAGAACATTTGAAAGTCATCATCAAATATCACAGTAGAAACATCAGTCTTTTACACAAAGTTGAAGACGTATACAGCGGCGCTATTGCTCTAGAATTTTTCATACTTATCATTGGACTAATAGCTGAACTGCTCGGTGGTTTAGAAAACACGTATATTGAAATACCATTTGCGATGATGCAAGTCGGAATGGACTGTTTCACTGGCCAGAAGGTAATGGATGCCAGTTTAAAGTTCGAAAACGCTGTGTACGATTGTAAATGGGAAAACTACGATAAAtctaatatgaaaattatacagATGATGCTACAAAGTGCTCAGAAGACTATGAAGCTGTCTGCTGGTGGTATTATAATGTTGAGTTTTAGCTGCTTGATGCAAGTCAACCGATCTGTATACTCGGCGTACACTACTTTGAGATCGACGATGAAATAGATACAAAATAAGATTATAGTGTAGACGAATTagatagatttaaaataaaagatttcacacaaaacacaaacaataaatcaaGCCTAGAAATCAAAATGAACGAATGTAGTCAACAAAGATAATTCAATACGAAAAGACAGATAGAAAATCCATTTGTTTGACCAAATAAATCAGAAATATAATAACGTGTTCTAGACCGATGACCTAATACGAACGTAATAACTTTGAAGAACAAACAAAGTTTCAGATTgaacaataaattaacttatGAATAGATTACAAGGATTGAGAAAAAGTTTTGTAAGAATACAATAcgttgtattaaaaatatattcattgataatgttaatatttctcttattttacgtttattttgtttctgGAGAGCATTTTGGTTGGTCTAGTTTTTTGGATAGACAGAAAATGTGGGTGACTATAAGAAAGTTTGGATTAGATTACTGTGATTTTCCG
This genomic window contains:
- the LOC142979626 gene encoding uncharacterized protein LOC142979626, with the protein product MLSAVKKLGLQHCDLSTMLGHVAVMLRVLTLNIDKRNKKPIPLMFYLICLVVSVSYFFVYLVSMTWFVFVYCQQTGDILAALIVFSLGVSSEIGTVKLVFMFLHIKKIQEIVSESLAIDATVVPGSRFSVNLLVTLRQVKKRAMVFWLVIIGNGVVYVLKPVLLPGRHLMEDKFILFGLEPMYETPNYQIAFMLMTCGVIFTCYLPANITAFLIVVTGYVEAQMLALSEELLHIWEDAEENYYKTRQGSVLDADETEQTAKSKAINEYVREHLKVIIKYHSRNISLLHKVEDVYSGAIALEFFILIIGLIAELLGGLENTYIEIPFAMMQVGMDCFTGQKVMDASLKFENAVYDCKWENYDKSNMKIIQMMLQSAQKTMKLSAGGIIMLSFSCLMQVNRSVYSAYTTLRSTLQGLRKSFVRIQYVVLKIYSLIMLIFLLFYVYFVSGEHFGWSSFLDRQKMWVTIRKFGLDYCDFPTMLSNISVLLRMLALNIDGRNNKRIPIIFTLLTAISSLIYVYSYVLSGFWFTFWRSREIGDLSGAFVEFSLNVTSEISFIKLFYMMFHEEKFKRLTNKYLSCDAAIVKGGRFSCSMLKSLRNVKRRALVYWLILMVDATVYVIKPFITPGRHLTMDSFVIYGLEPMLESPNFEMATVLMTISVLFICYTVANVTSFLILIIGYIEAQMLALSVEMTHIWEDAVHHYKEISKVKTNRFSKESDVINRYVKERLIDIVGKHAMNVTYLKEIEDAMRGPNAIGFLLLIMGLIAELLGGLEKTWLQLPFTMLQLSVDCYLGQKIMDANIKFEQAVYDCKWELFNESNRKMVLVILQNSQKTMTLTAGGMAPLNFSCLMSIMKATYSAYTTLRSMI
- the LOC142979317 gene encoding uncharacterized protein LOC142979317; translated protein: MFNTENLIVEIHKRECLWNKNHPNYGNATFKRAKWEEIGAVIYAYCWETLTAEERHEKVLEMTKKWRNVRDYYIKEKRKQQDSTSTDRLRHKKRLYNYFKILTFLDNRKVRKRKNSNEHDLTVYSDHESVSSSNEEQENDEQINETIHEETPVQIKEETPIQIQRPKPITTIQKRFISTLNKPRESGSRVAASRNFLLSLMPDVESLSEQQYMSFRLAVLNLLNDFKYGGHEAAESWVISTMGDGNVCD